A genomic stretch from Mycobacterium malmoense includes:
- a CDS encoding PPE domain-containing protein yields the protein MPDPGWAARPPEANDLLIKTGTGVATMLANHAAWIALGASHHASASASMSNTAVTSASWLGAGSAGSAASATMLNASLHGLAGWVDVKPAVVAAAISAYQTAYAGMRPAPECNANRDESAADNIANPSVLWTLTPRIVSLDTEYFGVMWPNNSAVGAGYGGILAGLAESLAIPPPVAAMGASPAAPAEAASAIGQAAGDAAAGDGMRAAYQGVSSVTNGAGAPTSAGEDVGGQVGKFMEPVQSMMGTVPQVLQAPAGLMQAPMSALQPASSMMGMFASPGAGLGAGAGTPASAVSAVGGISAAPGAAGGGGASLGGAGVPATSFTRPVSVFEPVSSGRPVGLRPSGALGAESVRPQTTTTTGGTGIGGMPVGHAAGGHRGSHNKSEQPATVRVVDERA from the coding sequence ATGCCTGACCCGGGGTGGGCTGCGCGTCCACCCGAAGCGAACGATCTTCTGATCAAGACCGGGACCGGTGTGGCCACGATGTTGGCCAATCACGCGGCGTGGATCGCCTTGGGCGCCAGCCATCACGCTTCGGCGAGCGCGTCGATGAGCAACACCGCCGTGACCTCCGCAAGCTGGCTGGGGGCGGGGTCGGCGGGTTCGGCCGCCAGCGCCACCATGCTCAACGCCTCGCTGCACGGGTTGGCCGGCTGGGTGGACGTGAAGCCGGCGGTGGTGGCGGCCGCAATCTCGGCGTACCAGACGGCCTATGCCGGCATGCGTCCGGCTCCGGAGTGCAACGCCAACCGTGACGAATCGGCGGCCGACAACATCGCCAATCCGAGTGTGCTGTGGACGCTGACCCCGCGAATCGTCTCGCTGGACACCGAATATTTCGGCGTGATGTGGCCCAACAACTCCGCGGTCGGCGCCGGCTACGGCGGGATTCTGGCCGGGCTGGCCGAAAGCCTGGCAATCCCCCCGCCGGTGGCGGCCATGGGTGCCTCGCCGGCGGCCCCGGCGGAGGCGGCCTCGGCGATCGGCCAGGCGGCGGGCGATGCCGCCGCCGGCGACGGAATGCGCGCGGCCTACCAGGGCGTGTCCTCGGTCACCAACGGCGCCGGCGCACCGACCTCGGCCGGCGAGGATGTGGGCGGGCAGGTCGGCAAGTTCATGGAGCCGGTGCAGTCGATGATGGGCACCGTCCCGCAGGTGCTGCAAGCACCCGCGGGACTGATGCAGGCGCCGATGAGCGCGCTGCAGCCGGCATCCTCGATGATGGGCATGTTCGCAAGCCCCGGCGCCGGACTCGGGGCGGGCGCCGGCACGCCGGCCTCCGCGGTGTCGGCGGTCGGCGGGATTTCCGCGGCGCCGGGGGCGGCCGGCGGCGGTGGCGCGTCACTCGGCGGCGCGGGCGTGCCCGCGACCAGCTTCACCCGTCCCGTCAGCGTCTTCGAGCCCGTAAGCAGCGGCCGACCGGTGGGGCTGCGTCCCAGCGGCGCGTTGGGCGCCGAGTCGGTGCGCCCGCAGACGACGACCACGACGGGTGGTACCGGGATCGGTGGCATGCCGGTGGGCCACGCGGCCGGCGGGCACCGCGGATCCCACAACAAATCCGAGCAGCCCGCCACCGTGCGCGTCGTCGACGAAAGAGCCTGA
- a CDS encoding PE domain-containing protein has protein sequence MSWTVQPEAVLASAGAESAISAEIESAAAAAAPALVGTTPMGNDPDSALFNTALSACGGAYLGVVQEHSLQRGLFAGTQSVASCVYTATEAARGLALGL, from the coding sequence ATGTCGTGGACCGTACAGCCAGAGGCTGTCTTGGCATCGGCTGGAGCCGAATCGGCGATCAGCGCGGAAATCGAGTCGGCGGCCGCGGCGGCCGCGCCGGCGCTGGTCGGCACGACGCCGATGGGAAATGACCCCGACTCGGCGCTGTTCAACACCGCGCTGAGCGCCTGCGGCGGCGCTTACCTGGGCGTGGTCCAGGAGCACTCCCTTCAGCGCGGATTGTTCGCCGGGACGCAGAGCGTCGCGTCGTGCGTCTACACCGCCACCGAAGCGGCGCGCGGCTTGGCGCTAGGGCTGTAA